GAAGATACTAagaccaaggggaaaaaaaaaaaaaaaaaagaccaagggGAAGAATGGCAGTCAAGGAAAGACAAATTTTGTCTACACAGTAGAGCAGTTTTTCTCTAAGGATGGACGGACCAAGTTACTAAGCTCACCCAGACAGTTGGACCAGATGGGAATGCTGTGCTTCCAGGGATTCTGGAAGCCTTGATCAGGTTGTGCCATTAAGCAACCTGCTGTACAGTCAAACAGGAACAACTGGAAGAGGGCCTTCAAAGGGCCCTGCTTTATGTTCTCTTGAAGGTCAAATAGGTAACCCATCTTGGAGctaggaagaggaggagagcatATGGAATTTCTTGAACTGCATTGGTCCCAAATagttaaattctttttcaaagaCTCCCAGCTGCAAGCCATAAAGTGCTGTTCTCTGCCTCCACACAACATATCCAGCACAACCTGGGCGCAGgagctctcctttcccctccataCGGCATGGTGACAAAGATGTCTGCAAGTTTTTCCCTTAGCCAACTTTGTCACTCACCGTAAGAACCAGAATTCCTCTGTTCCTTCCCTTATTAAAGTGGTTTCTCCAACCATTCCAACAGCAGAGGAAAACTGCAGAATTCCACCTATCCCCTGTGGCCCAGATGGGGGCCTCTGGCCTGAGAAGCACCAGGTATGGGGTAACTGCGGTCACTGACTTTCCCAGAGGGTCAGTGTCTCCAGTGATTCTGGGGTTGACAGCAGTTCCCACTGCACTCTGTGACCGATGAAGGGCCAACAGGACTCTGCAGTCATGGTGAGCAGGGCCCATCTTAGGGGGTTATGTCTACTGGAGGGTACAGGAGGAAGCATCCCTAAGACAGCACCAGCAGCAGGAGCATGTGGAGGAGGTCACAGGCTTGGGGGGAATGAGGTCCAAGTCCTCATCATCTGGAATCTCATCCAGGTGGTACCCATCCTGGAGCAGCTGCCGGCTCACATCCTGGTTCACCTGctaagagcaggagaggagagaactaTAAGCCAGGCTACAAGGCAGAAATAACTGCTGCCCAAAAGGCAGACCCGCATTTCCTTACTATGCATGCTCCACCCTCAGGCCAAGCCCACACAACCCGGGATTACAGGAAGAAGTGCCTCACCCAGCAGGGAGCGACACCCAGGGGCCTGAGCCAGTACTATCCAGGCTGCATTGTCACTAGCTGCCAGGGAAGCTGCCCTCACTAAAGAATCCTGAGAAAGCTGATATAAATATCAGATTACAGATTATGTTTGAAAGTCAAGACCTGACCATTCCCACTGGGAACCCGGACTGGTCCCTGTGAAGGCTGAAGAATATGGAACAATGATAGCAGAATAATCGGGTAGAAGGGTAGAGGAATATGGGTTAGAGTTGAACAGGGTGGGGAATAGCTTATTCTGCACTGCCAGTTAGCCATGTCATCCTCTGATACCAACAGAGCTCATTCCTCGCAAAGTGGCACCTGTCAGCCCGGCTTCACCAATTCCActgagcagaaggaaaatgagactgCAGAGTGTAGGACTTTCTCTGGTTCTTggctaatttttcttttcttttttttaacaatcttAGGCACCCAGAGGTTCAAGGCGGATACAATTTTCAAACTGACATTCTCTGTATTCTCTGGCAGAAACTCAGGGGGCGGCCAAGGGTTTCCAggagaataaggaagaaataccAGTGGTACAGTCAGGTCCCCAGCACTTCATCTCTGTCAAAGGCAGTAAGCTGCACGTGCCAGAACTTTACGTCCCCGTGTTTCTGTCTGGGCCAGTGACTCTGGAAACTGTCCAAAAGGCCAGCCCAGGAGTATCTATCTCTGTCTCAGTTCCCATAGATGGAACAACTGAAGGAACAGAAGTCGGCCTGGAAGAAAGCAAGCTTGGTGGAGGATGGCCAGGGGAGGGACAGAAATGCTAACCTCAGATATATCAAAGACAATCAAAAGAAGGGAGACTAGAATTACTGTGTGGTGCTGGAGGCAGGACTAGGACCACTAAGTCCAAGCTGCAGGAGACACTGCCAATTAACAAGGAAGACTTCTCTACGAGCTACCTGAATTGTGTGTGCCGGTGGGGGAAGACAGGCAGCAAGGTTTCTTGAAGGTAGTACTCACTACTCACTACCCAATTACAAGAAGCATTCAAACAAGCAGAGGATGGTAAACACTTAGCTGGGATTTATCAAGAGGATTCCTTTTCTAAGTGGTGGCCTGGATTAGAAGACTAGTGAGGTCATTTCCATCCCTAAGGGTCTATGGTCTCCTGGACTTTCAACAGCACTCCTCAGACACCTAAACTTCTGCTGGAGGAAGAGGGCAGAGTAGAAGATTGGAGAATAGACTGGAAGTCTAGCACAGTGCCATGCATACAGCAGGAACCAGACAAGCATTTGGCAGCGGCAGTGACACTGCCTGCAGCCTGGCCCCACCACAGAAAGGTGCTCTGGACTTGCCTCTGCAGAGGAATACCCGGAGGAGTATCTGGATTCCAGCTCCCCATCACtaggagaaaaggaagacagtCAGTTCGGGGAGATGCCCGTGGAGCACAGCTACAAATGGCAAGGTGCACAGCATGCAAAGGAGTCTGGAGGACTTGTGAAGCAAAGACCACACACCATAGAACTCAAACCCATAATCTGCCATGAGTATAAATGGCTCCTTCCATTGGCTCCAGCAGGGACAGGGTCACTGTCACTAACAGTGCAGACATAATAGGGCAGGATGATTCCCCCAGACAAGGTTGGTGCTTCAGATCCAAGAGCAGCAAGATCACCTATGAGTCCTCTAAGCAAGCCATCCTGGGAAGAGATAGTGCTCTGAAGCAGCAGCCCTGGAACATGCACAAAAGGTCTTGGAAGAGACAGGGAATAAGCGAAGCAAGTGATCTGAAATTTTATCCAAGTCACTCCCCAAGGGGTATTTTCAAGGAGGGCACTCACCTGTCAGAGTCGAGGGACACCAGGTTTTCATCTGGACTCTGACTAAGAGCAGTATAGCCCTTGTTAAACTTCACTGACCTGAGGGGAGATGGGGGGACAGACCAAGCATAGATGAAACGCCAGCATTTCACAGGGAAAGCCAGAGTCCTCGcccttatggaaaaaaaaaaacaaactgcacTACTCCTGACTTGCCTTCTGTCTGGACAGCCACCACTGCCTGCCATGTATCTGGGCACAGCTCCTCAGAATGTGCACTTCCCCACACCACTCCCCCTGCTGCTCCTGAGCAAAAGCACACCTCTTTCATGAATCAGGAAAAGCCCCATCTCCCCACCTTATTTAACCAGAGAAcagaaaatccaaagtccttagaCAAATTCCTTCACCTGCTTTAGCTCTTCTTTGTAAAAGAGGCCCTGGATAAGGTCCCATACAGCCCTCAGAGTTTACCGTCTGTTAAGAAGAAAATACAGCCCTGGCTGTTTCCACACTGCTCTCCATCCTCACTTCTGGGGAATCCCAGCCACTATGCTCCCCCCTAATTTAGACAGTGAATGATCCTAGGCACTGACGAAAACTCTTATTCCAAAGCTCCTTCCCTGACGTCATCACATCCTGGAAGGGAAAGACAAGGTCGTTCCTCTTCCCGTTTTAAAACAGTGAACCGGACAGGTTGGCCTTAGGGGCATCACTAGCTGGGCCTTAAGCGTGGGTACTCTGTCTCCCAGACTACACTAAGGCCTTCTCTGGAAACGCTTGCACAGAGGAGGAGGCGCCTGCTGAGACCTTTTCCCTGAAGAGTCGGGGCGGTTCGGCGCGGCCCCCAGCATGCCTTTTCTCCGCAGAACTGCCTTAGCCAGGTCCCGGTGCTTCTCTGGAAGTCAAAGGGACCGGGTCAGCGGGGTGTTCCCCACTCCGCCGTGCCTCCCAAACGCCAGGAGCCCGCTCTCCGAACAGACttccgggtgcgggagcgggctGTAGGAGCCCCTCCGGGGTCGACCCAGCGGCGCTCCGGAGCCCGCCCGGGACGCGGCAGCCCGCCCAAGCAGAGACCCCTCATCGGGCCGCACTCACGCAGCTTGGCCTGACTGGAAGGCGCGCGCGCCACCATGTACGGCCCCCGCTTCTCCACAGCCGCTGGGGTCCGCTTCCCCAGCCAGGGGACTCCAATGCCGCTTCGCTCGGTGGGCGGCCCTGCAGCTCCGGTCCCGCTGGGCCGGGGCGCCGGGTGAGACGCCCTCGCCGCAGGATCGCTGGGCTCCGCGGTCGCCATCGCCTGGCCACGCCCCGCCGAGTCGCGGAGCCCCGCCTCCTGACTAACGAGCTGTCAGCCGGGAGAGAGGCGGTCCCTCTTCAAGCAAGATGGCGGCGCGCAGGTGAGGGCCGTAAGCGCCCGAGCTTTCTGGTCGCGCCTGCTGCAGGGTTGGCTCAACTGTTCCGCCCTTCCGGGGGCTAGATTGTTTCAGTCCCTCCTTTCTAGCACCCTGCGGTGCTCGTAGTCGGCCTGACCCTGGGGATGTCAAGCCAAGTTATGTCTCTAGTCGAAATTAAATATCGATATTTCCGGGGGGCTGCGGGTGCGCGCCCTCAGACTCAGAGCCCGTTAGACCCTGGCGCGCACGCGCTCCCCGCAATGTTTCCGCACAGGTCCTCTCGCCACAGCTGGAGCTCCCCAAGGGCGGACCTGGGAGAGGCTGGATTGAACCGAAAAGAGCGGTATGACAAAGGGAGGTATTAACTCCCGTCTCTACAAAAGGAAACAGGCTAGAGAGAAAGGTTCAAGGACCTTGTGGAGGTCGCACAAACTAGAGGCAGTGCCTTGGTAACGCCAAACCTTCGTTATTTCCAACACCACGCTGTGCCCGAGACCTTGGATGAGACCTGAccttctctaggcctcagtttccacattttaaaatgaaaccaaCGTCACTACCTGTCTTACAGTGATAAACAAGGACAAAATAGTACttggaaagaagagcaaaagtGCGCTGTTTggaacttccctagtggtgcagtggttaagactccacgctcccaatgcaagggacccgggttccatccctggtcagggaactagatcccccatgcatgCCAGGCAACTAAAGATGGCAGCAACGACGATCCGGCGCAGACAAATAATAactaaatattaagaaagaaagtgTGCTGTGTTTGTGTGCGTCGGGGCATGGAGCTGTCATGGCTCTTGACGTTTCTGGACCCCAAGGGATGTGCTTGTGGCTGGCTGGAAAGTAGCTCCAGATCCTTGTAGTAATTGCCAAATCTCACAAGGCTGTCCCAAGGTGAATTTATTACCTTCCACAGGGTAAGTCAACAGTGTGCAACTTATGAACCCCCAGGGCCACCCAGAGAGTTGAGCAGGAGTATGCCGCAGACAGGATAAGAGGAAAGGactaaattttttgaaaaatcagaagcGCAAAAGAATGCTATTTGGGTAGATTCCACCGCTGTTTTTGACCTCCAGACAGCAATTTCATGTGGCTCAACTTAATATTTAATCCTCCTGACCTCCCAATGAAGCACTGTTACTTCCATTAAGCAAATGAGGCTTAGATTTGGTCAAATTCACCAGTTAAGTGGTAAACCTGGAAtttgttatttattatgtttttatatattttatttttttatacagcaggttcttattagttatccattttatacatattaatgtatatgtcaatcctaatctcccaattcatcacatctgcatctattgagatgatcatacagttttcatccatttattttgttaatgtgatgatcattaagtcccctacatacaaccAAGTTCTGTTCTGAGAAcgcgtt
The genomic region above belongs to Phocoena phocoena chromosome 2, mPhoPho1.1, whole genome shotgun sequence and contains:
- the FAM219B gene encoding protein FAM219B isoform X2, which produces MATAEPSDPAARASHPAPRPSGTGAAGPPTERSGIGVPWLGKRTPAAVEKRGPYMVARAPSSQAKLQKHRDLAKAVLRRKGMLGAAPNRPDSSGKRSVKFNKGYTALSQSPDENLVSLDSDSDGELESRYSSGYSSAEVNQDVSRQLLQDGYHLDEIPDDEDLDLIPPKPVTSSTCSCCWCCLRDASSCTLQ
- the FAM219B gene encoding protein FAM219B isoform X1, producing the protein MATAEPSDPAARASHPAPRPSGTGAAGPPTERSGIGVPWLGKRTPAAVEKRGPYMVARAPSSQAKLQKHRDLAKAVLRRKGMLGAAPNRPDSSGKRSVKFNKGYTALSQSPDENLVSLDSDSDGELESRYSSGYSSAEQVNQDVSRQLLQDGYHLDEIPDDEDLDLIPPKPVTSSTCSCCWCCLRDASSCTLQ